In the Deltaproteobacteria bacterium genome, GAGCCTTTCTTCTTCAACGGCCTCTGAAAGCTTAATTTCCATCTGGACCTTCCGGGCCAAATGGGGCAGGAGGTCGGCCACGGAAAAGACCGGGTCCTGGTCTTTTTCTCCAATAGCCAGATGGATCTTTTTTTTTTCGGCGGTCAGGATGGTCCCATGAAGGGCCAGAGGTCTGGCCAGCCACTGATACTTTTTTATCCCCCCATAATAATGGGTCTTGAAAAAGGCCAGGTGCGTTTCTTCATACAAGGGATGTTGCTTCAGGTCTAAACGGGGGGCATCGACATGGGAAGCGATGCATTGCAGTCCGGCGGATAAAGGTTCTTTCCCGAGAATGGCTAAGGCCAGGACCTTGTCCTTCAAGACCTGGAAAACCTTCCCTCCGGGGGCGGCATATTCGCAGGGGACGAATCCCGCCGCGGTTATTCTCCGGGTAATTTCTCCAATGGTTTCCCGTTCCGTCTTGGAAGCATTTAAAAAGACCTTATAGTCCTCCGCAAGTTCCCAAACCCTTTTCTCTTCACCTGGAGGAAGTTCGTCCCAAACCAGGCGTCTTCGAAAGGCCAAACGTTTCTCCAGGGCCTGGGCATCTTTTTTACTCAATTTTTTTAACATGCCTATAAGGGTTTTTGCCCCAGGATGATCTTGTGCAAATTAAAAAGGTTGCAATTGATAATGCGCTGGATTTCGATTTCCGTGGATTTAACCAGGGAGACCACATCCAGGTCGGTCACAAAACCGATCTTGGCGAAAAAGGGAGAGGCCAGGGATTCAAATTTACCTAAAAACCGGTCCGGGTCCTTAGAGTGATTGACAATGATGATTTGCCCTCCCGGTTTACAGACCCGAATGATCTCCCGACAAAATTGGTGAGGGTCCTGAACCGTCGTAATGACGTAGGGGGAGAGAATAGCATCAAAGGTATTGTCTTCAAAAGTCATCCGGCAGGCATCCATAACCTGGAGGTCCACCTTCAGTCCATTACCCATCAGTTTGACCCGTTCTTTAGCCCGCTGGATCATTTTAGCCGATATATCGATCCCGACGATATGGCAGCCTTTGGGGTAATGGGGCAAGGTCAACCCTGTTCCTATGCCGACCTCGAGGACTTTTTTCTTCGAAGAATCCAGATAGTTGAAGGCCAATTTTCTTCCTGCTTCTAAAACCTTACCAAAAATAAGATCATAAAAGGGAGAATAAAAAGAATAAATCCCTTCCATTGACC is a window encoding:
- a CDS encoding aminopeptidase (catalyzes the removal of amino acids from the N termini of peptides) translates to MSKKDAQALEKRLAFRRRLVWDELPPGEEKRVWELAEDYKVFLNASKTERETIGEITRRITAAGFVPCEYAAPGGKVFQVLKDKVLALAILGKEPLSAGLQCIASHVDAPRLDLKQHPLYEETHLAFFKTHYYGGIKKYQWLARPLALHGTILTAEKKKIHLAIGEKDQDPVFSVADLLPHLARKVQMEIKLSEAVEEERL
- a CDS encoding class I SAM-dependent methyltransferase encodes the protein MGKKNNGNNGNGRSMEGIYSFYSPFYDLIFGKVLEAGRKLAFNYLDSSKKKVLEVGIGTGLTLPHYPKGCHIVGIDISAKMIQRAKERVKLMGNGLKVDLQVMDACRMTFEDNTFDAILSPYVITTVQDPHQFCREIIRVCKPGGQIIIVNHSKDPDRFLGKFESLASPFFAKIGFVTDLDVVSLVKSTEIEIQRIINCNLFNLHKIILGQKPL